The following are from one region of the Haloactinomyces albus genome:
- a CDS encoding DUF3145 domain-containing protein → MVYVHSSPAAVCPHVEWAISGALGTRTDLRWTEQPASPGQLRAECTWSAEPGTGARLVSALRAWPMLRFEVTEDPSPGMDGQRFCHVPELGLWRACTGANGDIVVKEDQLRTLATNSDVADAFGHRIDQLLGAAWDDALEPFRRAGDGAPVTWLHHVG, encoded by the coding sequence GTGGTTTACGTTCATTCGTCGCCGGCTGCAGTCTGTCCGCACGTCGAGTGGGCGATCTCCGGTGCGCTCGGCACTCGGACGGATCTGCGTTGGACGGAACAACCGGCCTCACCGGGGCAGTTGCGTGCCGAATGCACCTGGTCAGCCGAACCGGGAACCGGAGCTCGACTGGTGAGCGCCCTGCGCGCCTGGCCGATGCTGCGTTTCGAGGTCACCGAGGACCCCAGTCCGGGGATGGACGGGCAGCGGTTCTGCCACGTTCCCGAACTCGGCCTGTGGCGTGCCTGTACCGGCGCCAACGGCGACATCGTGGTCAAGGAGGACCAGTTGCGCACGCTGGCGACGAACAGCGATGTTGCCGACGCGTTCGGTCACCGCATCGATCAGTTGCTGGGAGCGGCCTGGGACGATGCGCTCGAACCGTTCCGCCGCGCCGGAGACGGTGCCCCGGTCACCTGGCTCCACCACGTCGGGTAG
- a CDS encoding dihydrolipoyl dehydrogenase family protein, with amino-acid sequence MVEANLEYDVVVVGAGPTGENAAARAVAAGLSAVVVEAELLGGECSFWACMPSKALLRSGQALAAARRVGGAREAVRPEQLNTRAVLERRDAFAEYWEDTAQVDWAQHAGVEVLRGRGRVVGERELSVSGAEGTTRLRARQAVVLCAGSVSSKPPIPGLDEVETWSSREGTSAQEVPRSLAVLGAGVVGVELAQAWARLGSAVTLIDTEARPLSGMEEFAGDLVAEGLRADGVTLHMEADLRRVSAGDAGLVLEFADGMTVRPQHLMVATGRRAATDDLGVDTVGLEAGKPLQVDDHGLVRGVPGNWLYAAGDVTDQTKLTHQGKYAARIVADVIAARANGTEVTDAPAWSHYTTTANQHAVPQVVFSDPEVARVGRTASQARQEGYRVRTVELDIQVAGAVLHADGYRGRAAIVVDEDRRVLLGAAFVGQDVAELVHAGTIAVTGEVPLDRLWHAVPVFPTISEVWLRLLESYGL; translated from the coding sequence GAGCAGGGCCGACCGGGGAGAACGCGGCTGCCCGGGCTGTGGCCGCAGGGCTGTCGGCGGTGGTGGTCGAAGCGGAACTGCTGGGCGGTGAGTGCTCGTTTTGGGCCTGCATGCCCAGTAAGGCGCTGCTGCGCTCGGGACAGGCGTTGGCTGCCGCACGGCGGGTCGGTGGTGCGCGCGAGGCGGTGCGGCCCGAACAGCTGAATACGCGGGCGGTGCTGGAGCGACGTGATGCGTTCGCCGAGTACTGGGAGGACACCGCTCAGGTCGACTGGGCACAGCACGCGGGGGTGGAGGTCCTGCGTGGCCGTGGTCGGGTCGTCGGGGAGCGGGAGCTCTCGGTCAGCGGTGCCGAGGGAACCACGCGGCTGCGGGCTCGGCAGGCGGTCGTGCTGTGTGCGGGCAGTGTGTCGAGCAAACCGCCGATTCCGGGGTTGGACGAGGTCGAGACGTGGAGTTCCCGGGAAGGAACATCGGCGCAGGAGGTGCCTCGCAGCCTGGCCGTACTGGGTGCCGGGGTAGTGGGCGTCGAACTCGCGCAGGCGTGGGCGCGACTGGGCAGCGCGGTCACACTGATCGACACCGAAGCGCGACCGTTGTCCGGAATGGAGGAGTTCGCCGGGGACCTGGTCGCCGAAGGTCTGCGTGCGGATGGTGTCACGCTGCACATGGAGGCCGATCTCAGGCGCGTGTCGGCAGGTGATGCGGGACTCGTTCTGGAGTTTGCCGACGGCATGACCGTGCGACCCCAGCATCTGATGGTGGCCACCGGGCGCCGCGCCGCCACCGATGACCTGGGGGTGGACACGGTGGGTCTCGAGGCGGGCAAGCCGCTGCAGGTCGATGACCATGGCCTGGTCCGGGGAGTTCCGGGAAACTGGCTCTACGCGGCGGGAGACGTCACCGACCAGACCAAGCTCACTCATCAGGGCAAGTACGCCGCACGCATTGTGGCGGATGTGATCGCGGCGCGGGCGAACGGCACGGAGGTGACCGACGCACCCGCGTGGAGCCACTACACGACGACGGCCAATCAGCATGCCGTGCCGCAGGTGGTGTTCAGCGATCCGGAAGTCGCCAGGGTGGGACGGACGGCTTCGCAAGCGCGGCAGGAGGGATACCGGGTCCGCACCGTCGAGCTCGATATTCAGGTGGCGGGTGCGGTGCTCCATGCCGATGGGTATCGGGGCAGAGCCGCCATCGTTGTCGACGAGGACCGCCGTGTGCTGCTCGGTGCTGCCTTCGTCGGTCAGGATGTGGCCGAACTCGTGCACGCCGGAACGATCGCGGTGACCGGTGAGGTTCCTCTCGACCGTCTGTGGCATGCGGTACCCGTGTTCCCCACGATCAGCGAAGTGTGGTTGCGCTTGCTGGAGTCCTACGGACTGTGA